TGCCCGACATGGACCCCTGGGGCCGCGTCATCGCGGTCTCGTCGATCGCTGGGCTGAAGGGCCTGAAGGGTGCGGCGGCCTATACCGCGTCGAAGCACGGCATGATCGGCCTGATCCGGGGGCTGGCGGCGGACCATCTGGGGCGCGGCGTGACGTTCAACGCGCTTTGCCCGGGCTATGTCGACACGGCCATCATCGACCAGAACGTCGATCGCATCAGCGCGCGGACGGGCATGTCGGATGCCGACGCGCGCGACGTCATGGTGGGCCTGAACCCCCATCGGCGCCTGATCGAGGTGGACGAGGTCGCGGCTGCCGCCCTATGGCTCTGCTCGGACGCGGCACGCTCGGTGAACGGGCAGGCGATCCAGATCGCCGGAGGGGAGTATTGATGGACTGGCAGGCACTTCGGGACCGCTTCGTGCTGCCCGACGGGGTAATCTATCTCGACGGCAATTCGCTGGGGCCGATGCCGAAGGGCGTGCCTGCCGCGATGGAGCGGGTGCTAGGCGAATGGTCCGAGCTTCTGATCCGGGGCTGGAACGCGGGCGCGGGCGGCGAGGGCTGGATGGGATGGCCGACACGGCTCGGCGACCGGATCGGGCGGCTGATCGGGGCCGCGCCGGGGTCGGTGACCTGCGGCGACACGCTCTCGATCCGGGTCTATCAGGCGCTGGCCTCGGCGATCCATATGGCGGGCGACGGCCGCCGCGTGATCCTGTCCGACAGCGGCAATTTTCCGACCGATCTCTACATGGCCGAGGGTCTGATCGCGACGCTGCGCGATGGCTGGATCCTGCGGGTCGTCGCGCCCGAGGACGTAGCCGATGCCCTGACGGAGGAGGTCGCCGTGCTGATGCTGACCACCGTCGACTACCGGACCGGGCGGCTGCACGACATGGCCGGGCTCGACCGTCGGGCCACGGCGGCGGGCATCGTCACGGTTTGGGATCTGGCCCATTCGGCCGGCGCGCACGAGGTGGATCTTGCCGGTGCGGGTGCCGATTTCGCCGTGGGCTGCACGTACAAGTATCTCAACGCGGGGCCGGGGGCGCCCGCCTTCGTCTATGTCCGCCCCGACCTTCAGGATGCCGTTCGGCCCGCGCTCTCGGGCTGGCTGGGCCATGACGCGCCGTTCGCCTTCGACCTCGATTACCGCCCCGGCGCGGGGATCGAGCGGATGCGCGTGGGCACGCCACCGGTCCTGCAACTCGCCGCGCTGGAGGCGGCGCTGGACGTCTGGGACGGGATCGACATGGCCGCTGTCCGGACGCGGTCGCTGGTCCTGTCGGCGCGCTTTGCCGAGGGCGTTGCGACCCGGTGCCCCGACCTCGCGCCCGCGCTTGCGATGGATATCCCGCGCGGCAGTCAGGTCAGCCTGCGCCACCCCGAGGGCTATGCCATCGTCCAGGCCCTGATCGCCCGCGGCGTGATCGGCGATTTCCGCGCGCCCGATATCCTGCGCTTCGGGTTCACGCCGCTCTTCATCGGCGAGGCCGAGGTCGACGCCGCCATCGATCACCTGGCCGCAATCATGGACCAGCGCGCCTGGGACCGGCCCGAATTCCACGCCCGGCAGGCCGTGACCTGAAAGCCGCCATGCACCGGCATACCGCGCGGGCCGCTTGGCAGCCCGGCGCGGGGTGCTAGCTGGACCTCCCATGCTGACCGATCACCCCCGTCGATACGAACTGGCCAACGAGCTGCATGCGCGGCCCTTCCCGGCGCTGATGGCCCCGTGCCGCGCGGCGTTCGTTGCCATCAAGCGCGAGACCGATGCCGCGACCCGCGACCGCGGGCTCGACCGGGCGCATCTCGACGCGCTGCTTGACCGGTTCGGGGCCCAGCGGCCGGCGCCCGGCGCCACGCACTTCTTCGGCCAGCTCGGGAAGCATCGGCTGAAATGGGAAAGCCATACGGAGTTTGTGACCTACACGCTCTTCTCGGACGGCGTGGCCGACCAGCCGTTCGACGGGCGCATGTTCGAGGTGTTCCCGGCCGACTGGTTGGCCGAAGCGCCGGGGCTGCGGGTCACCTCGGCCCTGATCCGGGTCGAGGCGGAGACGCCAAGCGAGGAGATCGCGCCGAAGCTGGACCAGTGGTTCGTGCCCGAAAGCCTGGCGTGCAGCCGGGTGCTCGATGGCTCGGCGACGATCGCCTCGGACTTTCGCATCGATACGAACGGCCATGTCCGCTTCGCCGTATTCACCACCGCCGAGACCGGCCAGCGGCGGGTTGGACGCATCGTGCAGCGCCTGACCGAGATCGAGACCTACAAGACGATGGCGATGCTGGCCCTGCCGCGGGCGCGTGCCCTTTCCGCCGATCTCGGTGTCATGGACGGCACGCTGTCCGAGCTGGTCGGCGGCCTGCGCGAGGGGCGGAGCCAGACCGAAGAGACGCTGAGCGGGCTGCTGACCATCGGGTCCGACCTCGAGACGATGCTCGCGCGCTCCTCGTTCCGCTTCGGTGCGATGGAGGCGTACGAGGCCCTCGTCCAGCAGCGCATCGAAGTCCTGCGCGAGGAGCGGTTCGGCGGGCGCCAGACCTTCGCGGAATTCATGATGCGCCGGTTCGATCCCGCGATGCGGACCTGCCGCAGCGTGCAGCGCCG
This portion of the uncultured Jannaschia sp. genome encodes:
- a CDS encoding SDR family NAD(P)-dependent oxidoreductase; the protein is MGKTLEGRHALVTGGGTGIGRAIAEALLAEGAAVTVTGRRAAPLAEVQGAYPVEMDVSDEASVVAGIAAARDRHGPVTICVPNAGIAEGATIPKTDAEMWRRIMSINLDGAFHTIRACLPDMDPWGRVIAVSSIAGLKGLKGAAAYTASKHGMIGLIRGLAADHLGRGVTFNALCPGYVDTAIIDQNVDRISARTGMSDADARDVMVGLNPHRRLIEVDEVAAAALWLCSDAARSVNGQAIQIAGGEY
- the kynU gene encoding kynureninase encodes the protein MDWQALRDRFVLPDGVIYLDGNSLGPMPKGVPAAMERVLGEWSELLIRGWNAGAGGEGWMGWPTRLGDRIGRLIGAAPGSVTCGDTLSIRVYQALASAIHMAGDGRRVILSDSGNFPTDLYMAEGLIATLRDGWILRVVAPEDVADALTEEVAVLMLTTVDYRTGRLHDMAGLDRRATAAGIVTVWDLAHSAGAHEVDLAGAGADFAVGCTYKYLNAGPGAPAFVYVRPDLQDAVRPALSGWLGHDAPFAFDLDYRPGAGIERMRVGTPPVLQLAALEAALDVWDGIDMAAVRTRSLVLSARFAEGVATRCPDLAPALAMDIPRGSQVSLRHPEGYAIVQALIARGVIGDFRAPDILRFGFTPLFIGEAEVDAAIDHLAAIMDQRAWDRPEFHARQAVT
- a CDS encoding DUF3422 family protein, producing the protein MLTDHPRRYELANELHARPFPALMAPCRAAFVAIKRETDAATRDRGLDRAHLDALLDRFGAQRPAPGATHFFGQLGKHRLKWESHTEFVTYTLFSDGVADQPFDGRMFEVFPADWLAEAPGLRVTSALIRVEAETPSEEIAPKLDQWFVPESLACSRVLDGSATIASDFRIDTNGHVRFAVFTTAETGQRRVGRIVQRLTEIETYKTMAMLALPRARALSADLGVMDGTLSELVGGLREGRSQTEETLSGLLTIGSDLETMLARSSFRFGAMEAYEALVQQRIEVLREERFGGRQTFAEFMMRRFDPAMRTCRSVQRRMEALAERAKRAGDLLSTRVNVDRADQNARLLRSMDERSAAQLRLQKTVEGLSVVAISYYALGLVASLLYPLGVRMGWSKEMVMAAVVVPVVLAVWWAVRRVRKGIDR